Proteins from one Gossypium raimondii isolate GPD5lz chromosome 8, ASM2569854v1, whole genome shotgun sequence genomic window:
- the LOC105791609 gene encoding signal peptide peptidase-like 4 isoform X3 — protein MDRSSFYKLFKMVCESDADVNIKIPAVMLPQDAGSNLENYINNNTRVSVAFYSPKRPAVDIAEVFLWLMAVGTILLASYWSAWTAKEVAIEQDKLLKDASEEFLQVGSAGSSGFVDINTMSAVLFVVFASCFLVMLYKLMSFWFVEVLVVLFCIGGVEGLQMCLVALLSSFRWFQRFAESFIKVPFFGAVSHLTLAVCPFCIAFAVVWAVYRRISFAWIGQDILGIALIITVLQIVRVPNLKVGTVLLGCAFLYDIFWVFASKWLFHESVMIVVARGDRSGEDGIPMLLKIPRMFDPWGGYSVIGFGDIILPGLLVAFSLRYDWLANMNLRAGYFVWAMTAYGLGLLVTYVALNLMDGHGQPALLYIVPFTLGTFITLGKKRGDLKTLWTQGEPERPCPHLQLQPLQQKD, from the exons ATGGATAGATCTTCATTTTATA AACTCTTCAAGATGGTTTGTGAATCAGATGCtgatgtaaatataaaaatacctGCTGTCATGCTTCCTCAGGACGCTGGTTccaatttggaaaattatataaataataacacCAGGG TTTCTGTTGCGTTTTACTCCCCAAAGCGTCCGGCGGTTGATATTGCTGAAGTTTTTCTGTGGCTAATGGCTGTTGGTACCATTTTGCTTGCTTCTTATTGGTCTGCGTGGACTGCTAAAGAAGTTGCTATTGAGCAAGACAAGCTACTAAAG GATGCATCAGAAGAATTTCTACAAGTGGGAAGTGCAGGTTCAAGTGGTTTTGTTGACATAAATACAATGTCAGCAGTTCTCTTTGTTGTGTTTGCTTCATGTTTCTTGGTCATGCTTTACAAGCTTATGTCATTCTGGTTTGTTGAGGTCCTGGTGGTTCTCTTTTGCATTGGTGGAGTAGAG GGTCTGCAAATGTGCTTGGTGGCTTTGTTATCAAG TTTCAGGTGGTTTCAACGCTTTGCAGAATCTTTTATTAAAGTGCCCTTCTTTGGAGCTGTTTCCCATCTTACACTGGCTGTTTGTCCCTTCTGCATTGCATTCGCTGTTGTTTGGGCAGTGTATCGACGTATCTCCTTTGCCTGGATAGGTCAAGATATTCTT GGTATTGCGCTTATAATCACGGTCCTTCAGATTGTTCGTGTACCAAATCTCAAG GTTGGAACGGTTCTTTTGGGTTGTGCTTTCTTGTATGATATCTTCTGGGTCTTTGCTTCCAAATGGTTGTTTCATGAGAGTGTGATGATAGTG gTAGCTCGTGGTGATCGGAGTGGAGAGGATGGCATACCAATGCTACTAAAAATTCCGCGGATGTTTGATCCTTGGGGTGGTTACAGTGTTATTGGATTTGGAGACATAATCTTACCCGGACTGCTTGTGGCCTTTTCACTAAG ATATGATTGGCTCGCAAATATGAATCTTCGAGCAGGCTACTTCGTATGGGCAATGACTGCCTATGGTTTAG GTCTTTTGGTCACTTATGTGGCCTTGAACCTGATGGACGGGCATGGCCAACCAGCTTTGCTTTACATCGTTCCTTTCACACTTG GGACCTTTATTACATTGGGAAAAAAGAGAGGTGATCTCAAAACTCTGTGGACACAAGGAGAACCGGAACGGCCTTGCCCCCACTTGCAACTTCAGCCGTTACAACAAAAAGATTAA